A single genomic interval of Flavobacteriales bacterium harbors:
- a CDS encoding response regulator transcription factor: protein MSTLTAVIVDDEQHCRDALSGLLQRKHPEIELLGMATNVPEGIDLLSKVKPKVLFLDIEMGKQTGFDLLQAIGPDRPHVIFTTAHEGYAVKAIRFSALDYLLKPVDAEELATAIGKVRQEERTPQSPDQFMALLKNLTRPAGADKRIALPVADGLEMVDVDDIMYCESDSNYTVVHQKDKKRLVISRTLKEFEDMLDPAQFVRVHHSYLINVKHVKKYIRGEGGEVIMTDGTNVAVSRRKKQELMDNLAKL from the coding sequence ATGAGCACCCTCACCGCCGTCATCGTGGACGACGAGCAACACTGCCGCGATGCCCTCAGCGGCCTGCTGCAGCGCAAGCATCCGGAGATCGAACTGCTGGGCATGGCCACCAACGTGCCTGAGGGCATCGACCTGCTGAGCAAGGTGAAGCCGAAGGTGCTGTTCCTGGACATCGAAATGGGCAAGCAGACGGGCTTCGACCTGCTGCAGGCCATCGGTCCGGACCGGCCGCACGTGATCTTCACCACGGCGCACGAAGGCTACGCGGTGAAGGCCATCCGCTTCAGCGCGTTGGACTACCTGCTGAAGCCGGTGGACGCGGAGGAGCTGGCCACGGCCATCGGCAAGGTGCGGCAGGAGGAACGCACGCCGCAGAGCCCCGACCAGTTCATGGCCCTGCTGAAGAACCTGACCCGTCCCGCCGGGGCTGACAAGCGCATCGCCCTGCCCGTGGCGGACGGCCTGGAGATGGTGGACGTGGACGACATCATGTACTGCGAGAGCGACAGCAATTACACGGTGGTGCACCAGAAGGACAAGAAGCGCCTGGTGATCAGCCGCACGCTGAAGGAGTTCGAGGACATGCTGGACCCCGCCCAGTTCGTGCGGGTGCACCACAGCTACCTCATCAATGTGAAGCACGTGAAGAAGTACATCCGGGGCGAGGGCGGCGAGGTGATCATGACCGATGGCACGAACGTGGCGGTGAGCCGACGCAAGAAGCAGGAGTTGATGGACAACCTGGCCAAGCTGTAG
- a CDS encoding GatB/YqeY domain-containing protein: MDFQQRIDADIKAAMLARDKDRLNALRAIKSAILLELTKEGGGTAGISDEAGLRILQKLHKQRAEAASIFHQQGRTDLAGEEEAQARVIEAYLPARLSDAELEDAVRAVIAATGASGMKDMGRVMGEANKQLAGRADGGTIAALVKRLLAG, translated from the coding sequence ATGGACTTCCAACAACGCATCGACGCGGACATCAAGGCTGCGATGCTGGCCCGTGACAAGGACCGGCTGAACGCCCTGCGGGCGATCAAGAGCGCGATCCTGCTGGAGCTCACCAAGGAGGGCGGAGGTACGGCCGGGATCAGTGATGAGGCGGGACTTCGCATCCTGCAGAAGCTTCACAAGCAGCGTGCGGAGGCGGCCTCCATCTTCCACCAGCAGGGCCGCACCGACCTGGCCGGTGAGGAGGAGGCGCAGGCCCGCGTGATCGAGGCCTACCTGCCCGCCCGGCTCAGCGACGCGGAGCTCGAGGACGCCGTGCGCGCCGTGATCGCCGCCACAGGCGCCAGCGGCATGAAGGACATGGGCCGCGTGATGGGCGAAGCGAACAAGCAGCTTGCGGGAAGGGCCGATGGCGGGACCATTGCGGCGCTCGTGAAGCGCCTCCTGGCCGGCTGA
- the ftsZ gene encoding cell division protein FtsZ encodes MKFDLPRELSSIIKVIGVGGGGSNAVNHMYAQGIKGVDFIICNTDKQALDISPVPVKVQLGPALTDGLGAGSIPERGKDAAQENLDELRHLLSARTKMVFITAGMGGGTGTGAAPVIASIARELGILTVGIVTMPFQWEGRKRKLQAVSGIDDLRRSVDTLLVINNDRLRDLFGNLSLDNAFGHADNVLTTAARGIAEIITMTGKVNVDFEDVKTVMTNSGAAIMGMAEAEGEDRALRAAQEALASPLLNDNDIKGAKFVLLNITHGAREVLMDEISEITDHIQDAAGSSADVIWGYCREESLGERLRVTVIATGFQVNPETGAVGHVPEARKVIPLDADVPTMITQPISNPVATAQPTALREVKDAPVDTPFEPYLKPAAPQHDPMGHEPARPAAPVNERTVELEVTPPVEGKVRHDLYDATAAPATPPPAASEPAQPRLDPAEHQARVEERLMRMREMTMRLRSPNGINDMEREPAYVRKRIALSEGPRSTDSNVSRYTLTEDQDENGERRVELRRNNPFLHDNVD; translated from the coding sequence ATGAAATTCGACCTTCCCCGAGAGCTCTCCTCCATCATCAAGGTGATCGGCGTGGGGGGCGGCGGCAGCAACGCCGTGAACCACATGTACGCCCAGGGCATCAAGGGCGTCGACTTCATCATCTGCAACACCGACAAGCAGGCGCTTGACATCAGCCCGGTGCCTGTGAAGGTGCAGCTCGGCCCCGCGCTCACCGACGGCCTCGGCGCCGGCTCCATCCCCGAGCGCGGCAAGGACGCCGCCCAGGAGAACCTCGACGAGCTCCGCCACCTGCTGAGCGCGCGCACCAAGATGGTCTTCATCACCGCCGGCATGGGCGGTGGCACCGGAACGGGCGCCGCACCGGTGATCGCCAGCATCGCCCGCGAGCTCGGCATCCTCACCGTGGGCATCGTCACCATGCCCTTCCAGTGGGAGGGCCGCAAGCGCAAGCTCCAGGCCGTGAGCGGCATCGACGACCTGCGCCGATCGGTGGATACGTTGCTGGTGATCAACAACGACCGCCTGCGCGACCTCTTCGGCAACCTCAGCCTGGACAACGCCTTCGGCCATGCCGACAACGTGCTCACCACCGCCGCCCGGGGCATCGCCGAGATCATCACCATGACCGGCAAGGTGAACGTGGACTTCGAGGACGTGAAGACCGTGATGACCAACAGCGGTGCCGCGATCATGGGCATGGCCGAGGCGGAAGGAGAGGACCGCGCCCTGCGCGCCGCCCAGGAGGCCCTGGCCTCGCCACTGCTCAACGACAACGACATCAAGGGGGCCAAGTTCGTGCTGCTCAACATCACGCACGGCGCCCGCGAGGTGCTGATGGACGAGATCAGTGAGATCACCGACCACATCCAGGATGCGGCCGGCAGCAGCGCCGATGTGATCTGGGGCTACTGCCGCGAGGAGAGCCTCGGTGAGCGGCTGCGCGTGACCGTGATCGCCACGGGTTTCCAGGTGAACCCGGAAACGGGCGCCGTGGGCCACGTGCCCGAGGCGCGCAAGGTGATCCCGCTCGACGCCGATGTGCCCACCATGATCACACAGCCGATCAGCAACCCGGTCGCCACCGCCCAGCCCACCGCACTGCGGGAGGTCAAGGACGCGCCGGTCGACACCCCGTTCGAGCCCTACCTGAAGCCCGCTGCGCCGCAGCATGATCCCATGGGCCACGAACCGGCACGGCCCGCGGCACCGGTGAACGAGCGCACCGTGGAGCTCGAGGTGACGCCGCCGGTGGAGGGAAAGGTGCGCCACGACCTGTACGACGCGACCGCCGCGCCGGCCACCCCGCCGCCGGCCGCCAGCGAGCCGGCACAGCCCCGTCTCGACCCGGCCGAACATCAGGCCCGCGTCGAGGAGCGCCTCATGCGGATGCGCGAGATGACCATGCGCCTGCGTTCGCCCAACGGGATCAACGACATGGAGCGCGAGCCGGCCTATGTGCGCAAGCGCATCGCCCTGAGTGAAGGGCCCCGCAGCACCGACAGCAACGTCAGCCGATACACGCTGACCGAGGACCAGGACGAGAACGGCGAGCGTCGTGTGGAGCTCAGGCGCAACAACCCGTTCCTGCACGACAACGTGGACTGA
- the ftsA gene encoding cell division protein FtsA, which translates to MDQQEIVAGLDIGTTKIACIVGRRNDQGKIEILGMGRSRSEGVSRGMVANIQKTVDSIMAAVKEAEANANVEIGTVNVGIAGQHIRSMHHRGMITRQSLEEEIRQLDIDLLIDDMYKLVMPPGEEIIHVLPQEYIVDGEQGIRDPIGMSGVRLEANFHIISGQVTAARNINKCVHRAGLDVTELILEPLASADAVLSAEEKEAGVVLVDIGGGTTDIAIFYDGIIRHTAVIPFGGNVITEDIRQGCGVMREQAELLKVKFGSALAAENKDNEVVCIPGLRGRDPKEISLRMLAEVIQSRMEEILEHVHFEIKNSGLEKQLIAGVVLTGGGAQLKHLRQLVEYITGMTARIGYPNEHLAKSNVEQVTSPLFATGVGLVMKGFDFLHRQRAKQGGQPAQAPKVKGHSQGSRVGSFFDKVIKGASEILSDDDI; encoded by the coding sequence ATGGACCAACAAGAGATCGTGGCCGGATTGGACATCGGCACCACCAAGATCGCCTGCATCGTCGGGCGCAGGAACGACCAGGGAAAGATCGAGATCCTCGGCATGGGCCGAAGCCGCTCCGAAGGGGTGAGCCGTGGCATGGTGGCCAACATCCAGAAGACCGTGGACTCGATCATGGCCGCCGTGAAGGAGGCCGAGGCCAACGCCAACGTGGAGATCGGCACGGTGAACGTGGGCATCGCCGGGCAGCACATCCGCAGCATGCACCACCGCGGCATGATCACGCGCCAGAGCCTGGAGGAGGAGATCCGCCAGCTGGACATCGACCTGCTGATCGACGACATGTACAAGCTGGTGATGCCGCCCGGCGAGGAGATCATCCACGTGCTGCCCCAGGAGTACATCGTCGATGGTGAGCAGGGCATCCGCGACCCGATCGGCATGAGCGGTGTGCGGCTCGAGGCCAACTTCCACATCATCAGCGGGCAGGTCACCGCCGCACGCAACATCAACAAGTGCGTGCATCGCGCCGGGCTGGATGTCACCGAGCTCATCCTGGAACCGCTCGCCAGCGCGGACGCCGTGCTGAGCGCCGAGGAGAAGGAGGCGGGCGTGGTGCTCGTCGACATCGGTGGCGGCACGACGGACATCGCCATCTTCTACGACGGCATCATCCGCCACACGGCCGTGATCCCCTTCGGCGGCAACGTGATCACCGAGGACATCCGCCAGGGCTGCGGCGTGATGCGCGAGCAGGCCGAGCTGCTGAAGGTGAAGTTCGGCAGTGCGCTCGCCGCGGAGAACAAGGACAACGAGGTGGTCTGCATCCCCGGTCTGCGCGGCCGCGACCCCAAGGAGATCAGCCTGCGCATGCTCGCCGAGGTGATCCAGAGCCGCATGGAGGAGATCCTCGAGCACGTGCACTTCGAGATCAAGAACAGCGGGCTGGAGAAGCAGCTCATCGCCGGCGTCGTCCTCACCGGTGGTGGTGCCCAGCTCAAGCACCTGCGCCAGCTCGTGGAGTATATCACCGGCATGACCGCCCGTATCGGATACCCCAATGAACATCTGGCCAAGAGCAATGTCGAGCAGGTGACCAGCCCCCTGTTCGCCACCGGCGTGGGCCTGGTGATGAAGGGCTTCGATTTCCTGCACCGCCAGCGCGCCAAGCAGGGCGGCCAGCCTGCACAGGCCCCCAAGGTGAAGGGCCACAGCCAGGGCAGCCGCGTGGGCAGCTTCTTCGACAAGGTGATCAAGGGCGCCTCCGAGATCCTCAGCGACGACGACATCTAG